One segment of Marinobacter sediminum DNA contains the following:
- a CDS encoding DMT family transporter: MTNSITYSMLMLIAGIGIPVMATLNGGLGTRLQSPALAAAILFFVGLIMALAYLLATEGLPEKLYHPSTPIYYYFGGFFVLFYILTITWVAPRFGISNAIAFVLLGQLIAMSLIDHFGLMGAQKFTMNIQRIAGLGLMVLGVFLVLNKVPQGNG; this comes from the coding sequence ATGACTAACTCGATTACCTACTCGATGCTTATGCTGATTGCCGGCATAGGAATACCTGTAATGGCAACCTTGAACGGAGGGCTTGGCACCAGGCTTCAGAGTCCCGCCCTGGCCGCGGCGATCCTGTTTTTCGTGGGGCTGATCATGGCTCTGGCCTATCTTCTGGCCACGGAGGGGCTACCCGAAAAGCTCTACCATCCGAGCACCCCCATCTACTATTATTTTGGTGGCTTCTTTGTGCTGTTCTATATCCTGACCATCACCTGGGTCGCTCCTCGCTTTGGCATTTCCAACGCCATTGCCTTCGTCTTGCTGGGACAATTAATTGCCATGAGCCTCATCGACCACTTCGGGCTTATGGGGGCGCAGAAGTTCACGATGAATATCCAGCGGATCGCGGGCCTGGGTTTGATGGTGCTGGGTGTCTTTCTCGTTCTGAATAAGGTGCCCCAGGGAAACGGATAG
- a CDS encoding acyl-CoA thioesterase encodes MAKNNKGRPLALDDFPFQTYDKLRYADTDRQGHINNAVFATFLETGRVEFLYAPENPLASDNASFVIANLNLQLLSEISWPGTVEIGTGVTKVGNSSIRLFQGVFQNGSCVATAETVIVQMHDETRKSHPLSETTRALFDKHQISQPQ; translated from the coding sequence ATGGCTAAAAATAATAAAGGACGTCCTTTAGCACTGGACGATTTCCCGTTTCAGACGTACGACAAACTGAGATATGCAGATACGGACCGCCAGGGACACATCAACAACGCTGTGTTCGCAACTTTTCTGGAAACCGGGCGCGTCGAATTCCTCTATGCGCCGGAAAACCCCCTTGCCTCGGACAATGCGTCCTTTGTCATTGCCAATCTCAACCTTCAACTGCTCTCGGAAATAAGCTGGCCTGGGACAGTAGAAATTGGAACGGGCGTTACCAAGGTTGGAAACAGCTCTATCCGGCTTTTCCAGGGTGTTTTTCAAAACGGCTCCTGCGTCGCAACGGCCGAAACCGTGATTGTCCAGATGCACGATGAAACCCGGAAATCACATCCCTTGTCTGAAACCACCCGGGCTTTATTCGACAAGCACCAAATCAGCCAGCCTCAATAA
- a CDS encoding TetR/AcrR family transcriptional regulator, giving the protein MTIRATKKQESRKQILEAAAKRIRTEGINGAGIAAVMDDAGLTHGAFYSHFENKDELARAALVEALQNSRNGWTSKSTNTSWRERLAGLAKRYLTKAHRANLSNSCALATLCSEAARSDDAFKSTYESELIKTLTEVAEQDFDTLDEKQSQDVLAFMSLIVGSMVLSRAVKSRDLSDKLLIAGKNAANRIAD; this is encoded by the coding sequence ATGACGATCAGAGCCACTAAAAAGCAGGAATCGCGAAAACAAATTCTTGAAGCGGCGGCCAAAAGGATTCGTACCGAAGGCATCAATGGTGCGGGCATTGCCGCCGTGATGGATGATGCCGGCCTAACCCATGGTGCGTTTTATTCTCACTTTGAGAACAAGGATGAGTTGGCCAGAGCGGCTTTGGTAGAGGCTCTTCAGAACAGTCGCAATGGCTGGACCAGTAAATCGACAAACACCTCATGGCGGGAGCGCCTTGCAGGCTTGGCCAAACGTTATCTGACGAAAGCTCATCGCGCGAATCTCAGCAACAGTTGTGCACTGGCCACCTTATGTTCCGAGGCGGCCCGCAGTGATGACGCATTCAAGAGTACCTATGAGTCAGAGTTGATAAAAACGCTGACCGAGGTAGCTGAACAGGATTTCGACACACTGGACGAAAAGCAGTCCCAGGACGTGCTGGCGTTCATGTCACTGATTGTTGGCTCCATGGTTTTGTCCCGCGCGGTAAAGTCCAGGGACCTTTCGGACAAGTTGCTCATCGCAGGAAAGAATGCAGCAAACAGAATTGCAGATTGA
- a CDS encoding SDR family oxidoreductase — protein sequence MRKNILITGASTGLGEGMARAWAAQGCNLALCARNSDKLKALQDELQSSHPNIRVLVRPLDVCDYEQVFEAFRAFQQELGSLDRVVVNAGIGSSSTIGRGQFASNRQTAETNFVAAIAQCESAMEIFREQNSGHLVLMSSVSGVRGFRGPLNVYAATKAAVASLAEGLQLDTRSTPIRVSSIMPGYILTDINRGTKNAPFRVDLDTGVRALVRAIDKEKRRAYVPWWPWTPLSYVLKAMPFELFARAM from the coding sequence ATGCGAAAAAACATCCTGATTACCGGAGCAAGCACGGGCCTGGGTGAGGGAATGGCGAGAGCATGGGCGGCGCAGGGCTGCAATCTGGCGCTGTGTGCCCGGAACTCCGACAAACTGAAAGCATTGCAGGACGAATTACAGTCCAGCCACCCCAATATCCGCGTTCTTGTGCGGCCCCTCGATGTGTGTGACTACGAGCAGGTATTTGAGGCCTTCCGGGCGTTCCAGCAGGAGCTTGGCAGCCTGGACCGGGTCGTTGTCAACGCGGGTATCGGCAGCTCATCAACCATCGGCCGCGGCCAGTTTGCGTCCAATCGCCAGACTGCCGAAACCAACTTTGTAGCCGCCATCGCCCAGTGCGAATCCGCCATGGAAATTTTCCGGGAGCAGAACAGCGGCCATCTGGTGCTGATGTCCTCGGTCAGCGGGGTACGCGGCTTCCGTGGACCACTGAACGTCTACGCTGCCACCAAGGCCGCCGTGGCTTCGCTGGCAGAAGGCTTGCAGCTGGATACGAGAAGTACGCCCATCAGGGTGAGCAGCATCATGCCGGGCTACATTCTCACCGACATCAACCGGGGCACCAAAAATGCGCCGTTCCGGGTTGATCTGGACACCGGTGTGCGTGCTCTGGTGCGTGCCATCGACAAGGAAAAACGCCGGGCTTACGTACCCTGGTGGCCCTGGACGCCCTTGAGTTACGTGCTCAAGGCGATGCCCTTTGAGCTATTTGCGCGGGCCATGTAG
- a CDS encoding sulfurtransferase TusA family protein, with amino-acid sequence MRRACVLTDQSEVHQIDAIGLVCPLPILRFKKRTQGLPSGTRVEFLADDPTGRRDLQALCEITGHRIESVREEDAGVLRYRICLA; translated from the coding sequence GTGAGACGAGCGTGCGTCTTGACTGATCAATCAGAGGTACATCAGATCGATGCCATCGGTTTGGTGTGCCCTCTCCCCATTTTGCGTTTCAAGAAGCGTACGCAGGGTTTGCCTAGCGGGACGCGGGTCGAGTTCCTGGCCGATGACCCCACCGGCCGCCGTGATTTACAGGCGCTGTGCGAGATAACCGGTCACAGGATTGAATCGGTCCGGGAAGAGGACGCGGGTGTCCTCCGATATCGTATCTGTCTGGCATAG
- a CDS encoding formate dehydrogenase subunit gamma — MKRKCFSVAILVLATLLLNPAWAQEAAEVDRSATGGAQTLEDIMARQKQLEIDESFRSENLGNPANAAPANAPLGTNGGRSDADVWRSIRYNEIDPTVQSPGPANKVLIQDKGMPWYQLREGPVITYGGGAILGFIALLVVFYFVRGKIMIDGGPAGTTIQRFKAVERFGHWLLAGSFIALGITGLITLMGRSFLIPVIGLDAFSTLAAGSKWIHNNIAWAFMLGLVMTFCMWVVHNIPNKLDWQWLKAGGGIFTKSHPSAKKFNAGQKIIFWTVMVLGASVSLSGLSLLFPFEMPMFAETFSIMNSVLGTDFPTVLAPHEEMQYANLWHSIVAFVMLLAIIAHIYIGSVGMEGAFDAMGNGQVDLEWARQHHDLWVAEVEAKQDKGESS; from the coding sequence ATGAAACGAAAATGTTTTAGCGTCGCCATCCTCGTGCTGGCGACGCTGCTGTTAAATCCTGCCTGGGCACAAGAGGCCGCGGAGGTTGATCGCTCTGCTACCGGGGGCGCACAAACCCTGGAAGACATCATGGCTCGCCAGAAACAGTTGGAGATTGATGAATCTTTTCGATCCGAAAACCTGGGGAACCCCGCAAATGCAGCGCCAGCCAATGCCCCATTAGGCACTAATGGGGGCCGCTCTGATGCCGATGTCTGGCGCTCTATCCGGTATAACGAAATTGATCCGACCGTACAATCCCCCGGACCTGCCAACAAGGTTCTGATACAAGACAAGGGCATGCCGTGGTATCAGCTACGTGAGGGTCCCGTCATTACCTATGGCGGCGGGGCCATCCTCGGGTTCATAGCCTTGTTGGTCGTGTTCTATTTTGTTCGCGGCAAAATCATGATCGACGGCGGCCCTGCGGGCACCACGATTCAGCGCTTTAAAGCCGTAGAGCGGTTTGGCCATTGGTTGTTGGCTGGCTCGTTTATCGCATTGGGCATAACCGGTCTGATCACCTTGATGGGGCGCAGTTTCCTGATCCCGGTGATAGGGCTCGACGCCTTTTCGACTCTGGCTGCCGGCTCCAAGTGGATTCATAACAACATTGCCTGGGCCTTTATGCTGGGTCTGGTGATGACATTCTGCATGTGGGTGGTGCACAACATCCCCAACAAGCTGGATTGGCAGTGGCTCAAGGCGGGCGGCGGTATCTTTACCAAGTCTCACCCTTCAGCAAAGAAGTTCAACGCCGGTCAGAAGATCATTTTCTGGACCGTTATGGTGTTGGGCGCCTCAGTCTCTCTGTCTGGCCTGTCGCTGCTGTTCCCGTTTGAAATGCCCATGTTTGCCGAGACCTTCAGCATCATGAACAGCGTTCTGGGAACCGATTTTCCGACGGTCCTGGCACCGCACGAAGAGATGCAGTACGCCAACCTCTGGCACTCGATCGTGGCTTTCGTAATGTTGCTGGCCATTATTGCCCACATTTATATTGGCTCCGTCGGAATGGAAGGTGCCTTCGATGCAATGGGTAACGGTCAGGTTGACCTTGAATGGGCGCGCCAGCATCACGATCTTTGGGTGGCCGAGGTCGAGGCCAAACAAGACAAAGGAGAATCATCGTGA